GTGCTTATTTGCGATTGTTTATGGTATTTTATCAGACTTTTGtgatcatatataattaattggataaattgtatttttttttttgcttggttACAGGGCTCGGCTGAAGTTGTGTATACCAGAAGAAGTGATGCATTTGCAGCTCTTAAGCGGTATAATAATGTTCTCTTGGATGGTAAACCCATGAGGATCGAAATTGTAGGTGCGAATTCAGAAATACCTGTTTCAGCTCGTGTGAATGTGACTGGAGTAAATGGAAGGAGGAAGAGAACAGTTGTTATGACGTATGTTATTTATATGCCCTCTCTCAAACTAACCTCTTTTTCATATGCAAGTAtcttttgcatttatttttccCCTTCTCCATCTCAACAGCCTATCATATGATGTCTATCAGTTCTGAATATGTTTGCAGAAGTGACTGAAATTACATTACTAAGTTTcgaatttgtttttttgtttttttgttttgcttgtttaaGGGTTTCTGAGTGGTTATCCAAGGATCTAGGATGGttgtttcaaatatttttctttattgatcTCAAAGTTGGATATTTTCTTCTTATCCCCTGTTAGTGTTAATTGTATTGTGTTATTGGAAATTGAGTAGAATTATCAAACATTCAATGATTTCTTAAAGATATTCTCCGTCCAGATATTGTGGAGCTTGCTGTCTGAATATCATATCACATTTCTGAACTTGTTTATACCGTGTTGCAATTTTTTGTACCATGTATATTTTGCACTCGAggtgctattttttattttaagtaggccatgatgaataaaattttcccTGGTTTTTTAGTTGCATCTATCCATTTAGTGATTATGTTCTAACGTGGTTATAAGTACCATACTGATGCTTTGAGTTATGCAGGCCTGGAGGTGGTCCTATTGGAGGCTCTGCTGCTGTTAACCGTGGCTCTGGGTAAATCTTTGTGTGCTGCTACATTTTTCTGTCTTACATACCACTTTTTGGCTGCTAATATAACTGTGTTTCATAATTATCAagatcatttaatatatttttttttttttttggagatagAGATCATTTCATATTCTTTCATCTTATTTGACGATCTagtttactttttatatttcagACCACTTTGCATACACTATACTTGTATTCATTGCTCGAATTGGAAGGAATTATCATGTGTTAATGTTGTTTCTTGCTTAAGAACTATTTTAGAAATTTGTCTAGCTCAGCCAGGATGTTAGCTAGTTTAAGTTGGATCAGTTGTGGCTAAACTTGAGTTTTGGCCCTAACTCAGATGTCAGCCTACATGACCTTGTGCATATTCGAAGAATATATCATGGGGTGTATGTTGTTTGTGTGTTTGGAACTTCTCTCGACTAAAATGTGTGAAGAAGATTAGCTTAGCTAAGTCGAGTGTGGAATTTCTGAGCTTTGCTTTGTGAAGTTGGGTCAAGTGTGACCTGGGCCTAAGCTTGATGGACTCCAGCCAAGTTATTGTTTTCCACATGTGGCTGAGCTCAAATTGGGTCTTGCACCTGATTGAAGCTTTTTAATGGAGCCAGCTAGGCTTAGGACTGGACTTTATTCAGCAGTGTATTGCGATTGTGATCAAACCTGATTTATGCTAGGTATGGTGGATGCTTGCTGGAATAgcttttaaattttagtttgtgCTTGTGTTTTTTTGGGTATATGTAGCAAAATGTCTGTGAGGAAAAGAATCTGTTCAAGATTAGAATTTTGAATGTCATAAAGAGTCATGATCTCTACTGTTCACCCATCATGTTTTGTCTTTGTGCACGATTGTCCATGCACAAAGCATATTTCATGGTAAGAGTTGTTAATATGGATGATTGGAACTCAGGCATGCTAAGATACTATGTGTGCTGAAGATGGACGTTTGTCATGCATAACAGCATAATGGGTGCGAAGGAATCATTCCAATTGTTGAGCTTCTTTTCTTGGAATAATAGCTGAGATGGGTCTCATTTTGATGTTAGTTAATTTCTTGCTGGCTTCGAGTGTTTGGCAATCGCCATTCAGCatgtaatatatagatatttgcAACTATTTACAGGTTTCTGTTTGTTCTTGTAGTCGAAACCGTCGCGGGGGTATGAGTGCTCGTAGCCATGCTCGGGGTCAAGGTCAGGGTCCAGCTCGGGGTCAAGGTCAGGGTCCAGCTCGGGGTCATGTTCAGGGTCCAGCTCGGGCTCGGGGTGGGGGCAGGGGCAGGGGCAGGGGCAGGGGCAGGGGCCGGGGCCGTGGTCGTGAAAATAATCAAGCTGTTGACATGTCTGTTGATGATCTTAACGATGACCTGGATAATTACCATGCTGAAGCCAAGCACACTTGAATCTTCAAGCCGTGAACTGCTCGGGAATTAAACTTATGAGTAGGAAAGTCAATATTAGCTTATGTGAGCTGTATAAATTGGTTTATTTCTTTTGCCAGTTACGTCTGTTTTGTTGCTTAATGCTTGGATTTACATGCCCTGGTGTTAATGAAGGTGTATGACGATTCTCATTAGTTAGTTTAATTTTTATGCTTCCTCTCGTTATTAGTTACTTataaattttcaagttttgggaaatgaatgGATTTGAGTATATTATTGACCGTTCCTAATGTTAGTGAGGTAGTTCTGTATGCTGTTACTGGGAAAAACTGAACAAGAATTGAAAGGGATTATGGTATATACTCGGGCGGATCTAGCATTTGCTAAATCTATTATCTGGGAAtaggaatgaaaaaataataagttaCGTAAAAAAGGAGTAAATAGCGGTGAGGTATTATAAGGTGATGTAAAATCACCTCACTAACAAAACCTAATTTTAAGAGAAAATCTactcattctctttttttattgacTTTTCATCATCATTACATGATTcgttattaaataataaatttacaagtGGAACATGTTAAATAGTAAATTTTCAAGTGGAACATGATAAATAGACTTTAATGTTGGGGTCTTTCAGGAATATTTATCAATGCTCGTTTGGATTGGCATGTCGGAGATTGCCAAGGTAGAAAAAAGACATGTAGGTTAGTATTTGAATTTAtgagtaaaaaagaaataaaacatttcAGAATCAAAACCTCCTTACATACCAATTTAATAAAAccatatacaataatattaaagcAATTCGCGAGAATTCCAAAGTTGctaatttatttttcccttGTGGCTGGTGAAACCGGGATTATAAgcaagaaaaatttagttgcaagtataactgTACATTAAtctatacattaatttaatatgattgatcaaaaagtaaattttattaaaaataatattaatttaaattttaagtatgaaagaatcaatattgatacgtagattagtacgagactgtgtttgtatgtagtaaaactttTGTAAAAATCATCGCGAGAATTCTTTTCTACAATAGAGATGTACAAATGTGTCCGAGAACCCAAAACCAAACAAATACGGACACCTAATCTCTAACTTACAACAAAGACGAAAAATGAGCGGAGAAAAAATAATTGCTGTTATTGTGGCGTATGTGCTTCTCTTTTTGGACGTGGATGCAGTTCTCCCGATTCATTCTTCTTAAAAAGCTTTTCAACCACTTCATTCCATTGGGCCCCTTCACCAGTGGACTTTGACTCGGTTTTTAAGGCGTCTTCATTCTGACTCACCGATGACTCTGCTTCGTTGTTCTGAGATAGTACCTCCTCCACCTCAGGGGCAGTCACGGCGTGAGGCACATTCAAACTGACAGCTCTTTCCAGCGCATCTCTGTGTTCTTTTTCAATGGTCTGCAACCTCTCGAGTTTCTGTATTTTTGGAGCAGTTGTTACCGTCTGGGGAATGCTTTCCTTCATTCTCTATAGGAAGAATGCTAATTAGTAACTTGTTCAAAAGACAACTGAAACGCTAGTAGTCTAATAGTTAGTTTGACATTCGCGAGTAAAAGAGCAATAGAGGTAATAGCTTATCATCTCGGAGATACGTAACAGGTCCTGCATAGTTTTATTAAGACTAAACTGTTAATGGCTGTTTATTGGATGCACAAGACAGCCATCAACAGCATGGTCAACTAATTCTATCTGATGCAAATTCCTTGGCAACTTATATGATCAATGGTAATGCAGAACATATAAGGAAAACTCAATTAAGCTTGAGTACATTCTGGATGAAGATTTCAAGACTTCTTTTTCTTGTCCCTAAAAAAAGTGGTAGAAGGATATTTTGGTGCCACACATGACAAGGACACAAATCTGTAAGACGTCTCTCAGACGTGCTAATCATTGACACAGCTCAAGTTTATCAACCATCTTCATGCTAATAAACTAACGTCTGATCATTAACTAGGAAAAAATTAATGGATCCATATCAACGAAATGAATTTGAATCGATCCATAGATAAATAACAATAAGATCCTTCCTGGATTTGATTCTGCACTAGGAAATTTCCTGGATGACATTATGCACAGTTTTGATTGTGTACCAAAGGTTCCCCAGGGATGGGTTCGAAGAGTCTTGCCTTGGTGAGGTTACACATcatccaaggaaaaaaaaaaaactctcgaACTGCTTCCCAAACTTTGGTATATTGTATTGTTTTTGTTGCTTTCTTTTACGCTGCTGCTTATCAAAATTTCATGATCATGAAGGAATAGGGAACATGAATTTcaatagtttttaaataaagcaTTTAGCACGAATGACAAAAATATGAGCAAAGAGTAAGAGAATGTCAATAGCTGTTTCTTACATACTTGTAGAGCCTTTTCTGCTTCTCTTTCTATCCAAACAATTGCATGATCAGACGTTGCATTACAGGACAAGACAATATGTTCAAATCTCCCTTCAACAGGAATGGCTGTTCTGACCTCTGGAGGAAACCTCCCGCATCTGCAATATACCAAGTGATCGGGAACTCAAAACAAGAGCAACAATATTGCCCGAAATATGGTGTACAGTCCCCAAAGAGGAGAAGAGTTGACAATGGTTAATACATATATTTGGAAAACATAAATTTGTGAAAATTAACTGAGCTCTAGACAGAATAATAGGAGGCCTTCCTCACACAACTTTTTCAAGGTTTACAAACTAGCAGGGTAAGCTCACTTTTAAAATTGGACTTGCATCAGACTACACAGTAAATTTCGTAGCTCAGATGATTTACTTCTTTCATCAGACGCCAACCACATATAACCATAcatatcatttataaaaaacaaaacatataaCCATACATATCGATAGCATATTGTAAAACGTGCTCTAGATGTGGAGGTTTTGATGTTGGCAGGGGAGGGGAGaggagggggggaggggggggataCATAGGTTTAAAGTGGCATTAGAACAATATGCATTGATACCTGAAACAATAGTCCAAGAGTTAAAGCTGCCAACCACCTTCCCCATTTTCTTGTAAGAGGGGAAATCTCACCTTAAGGGACAAAATTCAGATATCACAGAAATGTTAGGACTGGCTTCCATCCTACTATGACATGAGTTGATTTGATTATGTgaagatgagattttcatttgcATAGAAATCATGatcttaaatgaaaattatgaaaaatttcgTAAGTATGAATTTATTGATTGCTGTCATGGGTAAAGATGCATGCAAGACAGGTTGAGCGCATTTGCCAAGAACATTGTTCAATCATAACCCTTATGACTACCATTACTCTCCTCAGCTGATTCTATGTTACACAAAAATCATCGCTTTGCCAAAAAAGGCGAAAATATCTACAATCCCTAATGAAAACATAAGATTAATACTCCACTGTAGTTGAAGCCAATGGTACCTGCAAAATTTTCTCTCTACGATATGGTACATTCTTCCAGGTGCATAAAGTCTTCTTGGATCCTCAAGCTTTCTACCTTCTGGGATGAAGGTATCCCTCAAGCAAACGAAAAATAACAA
This is a stretch of genomic DNA from Carya illinoinensis cultivar Pawnee chromosome 3, C.illinoinensisPawnee_v1, whole genome shotgun sequence. It encodes these proteins:
- the LOC122302900 gene encoding THO complex subunit 4D-like, yielding MATALDMSLDDLIKNRGSRERGRGRGRARRGRGPGRASNIGRMPGPVRRGPLGVNARPSSYTIAKSIRRTRPFPWQHDLFEESLRAAGIPGIEIGTKLYVSNLDYGVTNEDIRELFCEIGDLKRYAVHYDKSGRPSGSAEVVYTRRSDAFAALKRYNNVLLDGKPMRIEIVGANSEIPVSARVNVTGVNGRRKRTVVMTPGGGPIGGSAAVNRGSGRNRRGGMSARSHARGQGQGPARGQGQGPARGHVQGPARARGGGRGRGRGRGRGRGRGRENNQAVDMSVDDLNDDLDNYHAEAKHT